One stretch of Ictalurus punctatus breed USDA103 chromosome 5, Coco_2.0, whole genome shotgun sequence DNA includes these proteins:
- the gpr37l1b gene encoding G-protein coupled receptor 37-like 1 — MEKCSSRLIYVLTLVMFLSVCASETKTKAKSVTSPWNQQEDQVVFDQKKITGDAGLSDFDQDEFHMAMSKGDYMEDADGGSVHTPAEFSGTHPTTAPQSNLPNLSLTSNVEKDGSADGILTKNNVTEQDITRIYNPLFPVTNSSYSAYGILFLAFVVFAVGIVGNLAVMCIVWHNYFMRSAWNYILASLAFWDFLVLCFCLPVVVFNELTHKRLLGDFSCKVVPYMEVTSLGVTSFSLCALGIDRFHAATSSLPKTRRVEHCQSVLAKLAVVWVGSMVLAAPELLIWQLQQVKSPSLGVQMDVCIMSPYPNLPESIYSLIINYHDTRIWWYFGCYFCLPVVFTLLCQLATCHVSSDSGSFGKRTEERSPSTKQKLQHAQQVERQLNCTVMALAVVYGVCALPENVCNLTLTYASIQPSKDVLALLTLINQFFLFFKSSVTPVLLLCLCKTLGQAFMDCCCCCCEECQPSTSSSSQNITESKHEMSSSIFFDKAKDSTTILSIGS; from the exons atggagaAGTGCAGTTCGAGATTGATTTATGTACTGACCCTAGTCATGTTTTTGAGTGTCTGTGCTTCTGAAACAAAAACCAAGGCAAAGAGTGTAACATCTCCATGGAACCAGCAAGAAGATCAAGTGGTTTTTGATCAAAAAAAGATCACTGGGGATGCTGGACTTAGTGACTTTGATCAAGATGAATTCCATATGGCGATGTCAAAAGGAGATTATATGGAGGATGCAGATGGAGGTTCTGTGCACACACCAGCTGAGTTTTCTGGCACTCACCCGACTACAGCACCTCAGTCAAACCTACCAAATTTGAGTCTGACATCTAATGTAGAAAAAGATGGCAGTGCCGATGGAATCCTCACTAAAAACAATGTCACAGAACAAGACATCACAAGGATCTACAACCCTCTGTTCCCAGTGACAAACAGCTCTTACAGTGCCTATGGGATTCTGTTTCTGGCATTTGTAGTGTTTGCTGTAGGGATTGTGGGTAATCTTGCTGTCATGTGCATTGTTTGGCATAACTACTTCATGAGGAGTGCATGGAACTACATCCTGGCCAGCCTGGCTTTCTGGGACTTCCTGGTCCTGTGTTTCTGCCTGCCTGTGGTGGTGTTTAATGAACTCACCCACAAACGGCTACTGGGGGATTTTTCTTGCAAGGTTGTACCCTACATGGAG GTGACATCACTAGGCGTGACATCCTTCAGTCTGTGTGCACTTGGTATCGACCGTTTTCATGCAGCCACCAGCTCCCTCCCGAAGACCCGGCGAGTGGAGCATTGCCAGTCTGTCCTGGCCAAACTGGCAGTGGTGTGGGTCGGTTCCATGGTCCTTGCAGCCCCAGAGCTGCTCATATGGCAGCTACAACAAGTCAAATCCCCTTCTCTGGGTGTCCAGATGGATGTCTGCATCATGAGCCCGTACCCAAACCTCCCAGAATCTATTTACTCCCTGATCATCAACTACCATGACACTCGCATCTGGTGGTACTTTGGCTGTTACTTCTGCCTGCCTGTAGTCTTCACCTTGCTTTGTCAGCTGGCCACCTGCCATGTCTCCAGCGATAGTGGAAGCTTTGGTAAGCGGACCGAAGAGCGTTCTCCATCCACAAAGCAGAAACTTCAACATGCACAGCAGGTTGAACGGCAACTGAACTGTACCGTCATGGCACTGGCTGTGGTTTATGGGGTGTGTGCACTGCCTGAGAACGTATGCAACCTTACACTAACATACGCTTCTATACAGCCATCCAAGGACGTTTTGGCTCTCCTCACTCTGATAAATCAGTTTTTCTTATTCTTTAAGTCATCTGTGACGCCAGTGCTCTTGCTGTGTCTGTGTAAGACTCTGGGCCAGGCATTTATGgactgctgttgctgctgctgtgagGAATG